One genomic segment of [Phormidium] sp. ETS-05 includes these proteins:
- a CDS encoding thiamine phosphate synthase, with the protein MEVQLPAVCRILDANLDRAREGLRIIEEWCRFGLNNAEMAMKCKQLRQEVARWHGAQLRAARDTAGDLGTELTHPGEEVRSDITALLQANFCRVQEAMRVLEEYGKLYHPDMGSAFKQLRYRVYTLETGLMSYSRIQRLDRAYLYLVTNPRDNLLATVEAALKGGVDIVQYRDKDAEDKARLRLAQSLRQLCSDYGALFLINDRVDLAMAVGADGVHLGQNDMPIGLARQLLGPGKLIGMSTTNPEEMERAIAADADYIGVGPVYETPTKPGKTAAGLDYVRYAAANATVPWFAIGGIDTNNIAEVVAAGAGRVAVVRSLVEAEQPTLVAQYLRSQLHAIRRSNL; encoded by the coding sequence ATGGAGGTGCAACTGCCTGCTGTTTGCCGCATTTTAGATGCTAATTTAGATCGGGCTCGGGAAGGGCTGCGGATTATTGAGGAATGGTGCCGCTTTGGTCTCAATAATGCGGAAATGGCGATGAAATGTAAACAGCTCAGGCAGGAGGTGGCCAGATGGCATGGGGCCCAACTCAGAGCCGCAAGGGATACGGCGGGAGATTTGGGTACTGAGCTAACTCATCCGGGAGAAGAGGTACGATCGGATATCACGGCGCTATTGCAAGCGAATTTCTGCCGCGTGCAAGAGGCGATGAGGGTTTTGGAAGAGTATGGCAAGCTGTACCATCCTGATATGGGGTCGGCTTTTAAGCAGTTACGCTATCGTGTTTATACTCTGGAAACTGGTTTGATGAGTTATAGCCGGATCCAGAGGCTCGATCGGGCTTACCTTTATTTGGTGACGAATCCTCGGGATAACCTCCTCGCTACGGTGGAAGCTGCCCTGAAAGGGGGGGTTGATATAGTTCAGTACCGGGATAAAGATGCTGAGGATAAAGCCAGACTGCGCTTGGCCCAAAGTTTGCGTCAGCTTTGCTCCGACTATGGAGCTTTGTTTCTGATTAACGATCGGGTGGACTTGGCAATGGCTGTCGGCGCCGATGGAGTCCACCTCGGTCAAAACGATATGCCGATTGGGTTGGCTAGGCAGCTTCTCGGCCCTGGTAAGCTGATTGGCATGTCCACCACCAATCCCGAAGAAATGGAGCGTGCAATAGCGGCGGATGCCGATTATATCGGTGTCGGACCGGTGTATGAAACCCCCACCAAACCGGGCAAAACGGCGGCTGGCTTGGATTATGTGCGCTATGCGGCGGCTAATGCTACAGTGCCTTGGTTTGCCATTGGTGGGATCGACACTAACAATATTGCGGAAGTGGTTGCCGCTGGGGCGGGGCGTGTGGCTGTTGTCCGATCGCTTGTGGAAGCAGAGCAACCCACCCTAGTGGCCCAATATCTCCGCTCTCAGCTCCATGCCATTCGCAGGAGCAATTTATAA
- a CDS encoding ABC transporter permease: MLQNQAKLRISWQVVFAGFMFLFMYLPILVLTFYSFNNSRYSAGWEGFTFEWYLKLFADGRILGALRTSVAVAFCAVGVSAIIGTLMAVGLARYRFPGKKLYLGVSYLPLIVPDIAIAVATLVFLAAIQIRLNFWTIVAAHIVFCIAYIGLLVSTRLADLDPHLEEAALDLGANPSQAFIQVLLPQLMPGIVSGCLLAFVLSLDDFLIASFTSGSGAITLPMEIFSRIRTGVKPDINALSVFLILLSGSMAFVGEFLRSQTEKKRG, from the coding sequence ATGTTGCAAAATCAGGCAAAATTGAGAATTTCCTGGCAGGTAGTTTTTGCCGGATTTATGTTCCTGTTTATGTACCTGCCCATTTTAGTCCTCACTTTTTATAGCTTTAATAATTCTCGCTATAGTGCTGGTTGGGAAGGATTTACCTTCGAGTGGTATTTGAAACTATTTGCTGATGGGCGAATTTTAGGCGCCCTGCGTACCAGTGTGGCCGTGGCTTTTTGCGCTGTGGGAGTATCAGCCATCATTGGCACCTTGATGGCCGTGGGGTTGGCCAGATATCGCTTTCCGGGGAAAAAACTGTATCTGGGAGTTTCTTATTTGCCTTTAATTGTGCCGGATATCGCGATCGCGGTGGCTACCCTCGTCTTCCTCGCCGCGATCCAAATTCGCCTCAACTTCTGGACGATCGTCGCCGCTCACATCGTCTTCTGTATCGCCTATATCGGCTTACTCGTTTCCACCCGCCTCGCCGATCTCGACCCTCATTTAGAAGAAGCCGCCCTCGACCTGGGCGCCAACCCCTCCCAAGCCTTCATTCAAGTGCTGCTCCCCCAACTCATGCCGGGAATCGTCTCCGGTTGCCTCCTCGCCTTCGTCCTCAGCCTCGATGACTTCCTCATTGCCAGTTTCACATCTGGCTCTGGCGCCATCACCCTCCCGATGGAAATCTTCAGCCGCATCCGCACCGGCGTTAAACCCGATATTAATGCCCTCAGCGTCTTCCTAATCCTTCTCTCCGGTAGCATGGCGTTTGTCGGCGAATTTCTCCGCTCCCAAACTGAGAAAAAGCGAGGCTAA
- the thiS gene encoding sulfur carrier protein ThiS has product MTNTEITLQVNGAEATCAQHTKLPELLEQLGLNPRLIAVEYNGEILHRQFWAATEIQSGDKLEIVTIVGGG; this is encoded by the coding sequence ATGACTAACACAGAAATTACCCTTCAAGTCAACGGGGCGGAGGCTACTTGTGCCCAGCATACTAAACTACCAGAACTCCTGGAACAACTAGGCTTAAATCCTCGGTTAATTGCAGTGGAATACAACGGCGAAATCTTGCACCGTCAGTTTTGGGCGGCTACAGAAATCCAATCTGGGGATAAATTGGAAATTGTCACCATTGTTGGTGGTGGTTAA
- a CDS encoding RNA-binding protein hfq, whose amino-acid sequence MPEFDTTLPSIRQIQALIKDKQEVEIKLVTDDLLVGKIFWQDLECICILDHYDQKTIIWRQAIVFMKPKA is encoded by the coding sequence ATGCCTGAATTCGATACTACTCTGCCCAGCATTCGCCAAATTCAAGCTCTGATTAAAGATAAACAAGAGGTAGAAATAAAGCTGGTGACAGATGACCTATTGGTGGGGAAAATATTTTGGCAGGATTTGGAGTGCATCTGCATTCTGGATCATTATGACCAAAAAACCATTATTTGGCGGCAAGCGATCGTGTTTATGAAGCCCAAAGCCTAG
- a CDS encoding DUF1565 domain-containing protein — protein sequence MRSKHLFTSPVGLGLTLGVLVWMQPIAIAAPAAEEGHTTETNPNTLRAEISQLFVNPNSGNDSAKGTQQAPLKTITRALQMASEGTTIILAPGSYTAATGEVFPLQLKTGVTLKGNPENRGEGILIQGGGAYMSRTAASQNVAVVGANGATITGVTVTNSNRRGYGLWIESTNTTITQNTFTGSTHDGISVNGTGTPTIRENTFVQNGANGVSIFGSAQPQVLSNQFERTGFGINIAQEAAPMVASNRIRYNRDGVVVQGSARPILRQNQIEGNQRSGLVTIANARPDLGNSSEPGGNIFINNREYDINAEASKEIIVAMGNQLSATMIAGRVDMRGSTPSRPGTIAGNPSRNTGNQSNPAPATTVPAPTPAPSSPRPLLTNRTTRTPENPSPTIPASTSTSIPVPTPSTPINIPVPPPQTPSAPPPQRTAAPPVGNRGDNLPVLLPVPNQMPPVGNTGGSSPVVVSQTPQPPGSPPPPPAGTRQVGRTPQPSRPTEPQLRYRVTVDAPNARIQGRVRNLVPEAFRTILNGRVVMQVGVFTDWDNANQIVQMLSRNGIKADLQNLP from the coding sequence GTGAGATCAAAACATCTATTCACTAGCCCAGTGGGGTTAGGTTTGACATTGGGTGTCCTGGTGTGGATGCAGCCGATCGCAATCGCTGCCCCAGCCGCCGAGGAGGGCCACACCACCGAAACCAACCCCAACACCCTGCGAGCCGAAATCAGCCAATTGTTTGTCAATCCCAACAGTGGCAATGATAGCGCCAAAGGTACACAGCAAGCACCACTGAAAACCATCACTCGCGCCTTACAAATGGCCAGTGAGGGCACCACCATTATCCTGGCACCGGGGAGCTACACCGCCGCCACAGGAGAAGTGTTTCCCCTGCAGCTAAAAACCGGAGTCACCCTCAAAGGCAACCCAGAAAACCGGGGAGAAGGGATTCTGATCCAAGGAGGAGGCGCCTATATGAGCCGCACTGCGGCTAGTCAAAACGTGGCGGTAGTGGGAGCCAACGGCGCCACCATCACTGGCGTCACCGTGACCAATTCCAACCGGCGGGGTTATGGCCTGTGGATCGAATCAACCAACACCACCATCACTCAGAATACCTTTACTGGCAGCACTCACGACGGGATTTCCGTCAACGGTACGGGGACGCCAACGATTAGGGAAAATACCTTTGTGCAAAATGGCGCCAACGGTGTCAGTATTTTTGGGTCTGCTCAACCCCAGGTATTGTCCAATCAGTTTGAAAGAACAGGGTTTGGCATCAACATCGCCCAAGAAGCGGCGCCAATGGTGGCGAGTAACCGGATTCGGTATAACAGGGATGGCGTTGTGGTACAAGGTTCCGCCAGACCCATCTTGCGGCAAAACCAGATTGAAGGGAACCAACGCAGTGGGTTAGTGACGATCGCCAATGCCCGCCCCGACCTAGGCAATAGCTCAGAACCAGGGGGCAACATTTTTATTAACAATCGGGAATACGACATCAACGCCGAAGCCTCTAAAGAAATCATTGTGGCGATGGGGAATCAGCTCAGCGCCACAATGATTGCCGGTCGTGTGGATATGCGCGGTTCTACCCCATCTCGCCCCGGCACCATAGCCGGGAATCCTAGCAGGAATACTGGCAACCAAAGCAACCCAGCCCCCGCCACCACCGTTCCCGCGCCGACCCCCGCCCCCAGCAGTCCCCGCCCCCTGCTGACCAACCGCACCACCAGAACACCGGAGAACCCCTCACCGACTATCCCCGCCAGCACATCCACATCCATCCCCGTCCCCACCCCATCAACACCGATTAACATTCCTGTCCCGCCACCCCAAACCCCCAGCGCCCCACCGCCCCAGCGTACCGCCGCCCCCCCTGTTGGCAATCGTGGTGACAACCTCCCGGTGTTGCTGCCAGTACCTAACCAGATGCCTCCTGTGGGCAATACCGGGGGCAGCTCGCCAGTGGTAGTCTCCCAAACGCCACAGCCCCCCGGTAGTCCCCCGCCGCCACCAGCAGGAACAAGGCAGGTGGGCCGCACACCCCAGCCCAGTCGTCCCACGGAGCCGCAACTGCGCTATCGGGTGACGGTGGATGCCCCCAACGCTCGCATCCAAGGTCGGGTAAGAAACTTAGTGCCAGAGGCTTTTCGCACCATCTTGAATGGTCGGGTAGTTATGCAGGTGGGGGTGTTTACCGACTGGGATAATGCGAACCAAATCGTACAGATGCTCTCCCGCAATGGCATTAAAGCTGATTTGCAAAATTTGCCCTAG
- the dapF gene encoding diaminopimelate epimerase, whose amino-acid sequence MSLEFSKYHGLGNDFILIDNRDTLALKVTPEQAVVMCDRNFGIGADGIIFLLAASTADTDYTMRMFNSDGSVAEMCGNGIRCLAKFIKDLGAPFPEGKGNQYRISTLAGVITPELLDNGQIRVDMGIPALEAATIPTTLVAPELKVIDCPLEVAGQTWQVTCVNMGNPHCVTFVEDVMAIPLETIGPMFEHHPTFPMRTNTEFIQVMAPDYLKMRVWERGAGATLACGTGACASLVAGVLTERCQRQATVELPGGKLEIEWSELNQRLYMTGPAELVFTGKM is encoded by the coding sequence ATGAGTTTGGAGTTTAGTAAATACCACGGGCTGGGAAACGATTTTATTTTGATTGACAATCGAGACACTTTGGCGCTGAAGGTGACACCAGAGCAAGCGGTAGTCATGTGCGATCGAAACTTTGGCATCGGTGCTGATGGCATCATCTTCCTCCTCGCCGCCTCCACCGCAGACACCGATTACACCATGAGGATGTTCAACTCCGATGGGTCGGTAGCCGAAATGTGTGGCAACGGTATTCGCTGTCTCGCCAAATTTATCAAGGATTTAGGTGCCCCCTTTCCAGAAGGCAAAGGAAACCAGTACCGCATCAGCACCCTCGCCGGTGTCATTACACCAGAACTCCTGGACAATGGCCAGATTCGCGTAGATATGGGGATTCCGGCGTTAGAAGCCGCAACCATTCCCACCACCCTAGTCGCTCCCGAGCTGAAAGTCATTGATTGTCCCCTGGAAGTAGCCGGTCAAACTTGGCAAGTCACCTGTGTAAACATGGGGAACCCCCACTGTGTGACATTTGTGGAAGATGTGATGGCAATCCCCTTAGAAACGATCGGACCAATGTTTGAGCATCACCCCACCTTCCCCATGCGCACCAATACCGAATTTATTCAAGTTATGGCACCGGACTATCTCAAAATGAGGGTATGGGAGCGGGGAGCCGGAGCTACCCTCGCCTGCGGGACCGGAGCCTGTGCCTCCTTGGTGGCCGGAGTGCTGACCGAGCGGTGTCAGCGGCAAGCCACCGTGGAACTTCCAGGCGGGAAACTGGAGATTGAATGGTCAGAATTAAACCAGCGACTGTATATGACCGGTCCTGCCGAGCTAGTTTTCACTGGTAAAATGTAA
- a CDS encoding cation:proton antiporter, translating into MLSFFPEAVQEDFRLILDLVTVLAAAAAGGLLAAILRQPPLLGYLVGGIVVGPAGLGWIKELIQVETLAQFGVALLLFALGVEFSFAELKKVRAIALGGGGLQIALTIAVTAIISLGVGWVSSPAQGIFLGAILSLSSTAVVLKCLMERGETETPHGQVLLGILVVQDLALGLMLAVLPALDRPGEEIVVAVLSSLLRISLFAAGAWAVGTLVVPRLLRLLAKTESQELFLLGVVALCLGIALITYYLGFSIEMGAFVAGLMISEVEYADQTLTYVEPLRDIFAALFFVAVGMLIDPVFLWQNLAPIMGLVALVLVGKFCIVTPLVMAFGYPLRTSLLTGFGLAQIGEFSFVLTAQGQVLGLVSQRVYLLILGTTACTLCLTPFLLRLLPQLLDWAEARGMLDIKGATEIAAVPTTKDKKGGHVVVCGYGRVGRKVVQLLQSHGYPVVVIDQSEAAIQQLRAAGVAYVYGNAASFHVLEAAKVDRATAMAIALPDPMSTRLCLKRALELTPDLDVVVQVNQEKEIDLLYQLGAREVVQSEFEVSLELSTHLLLGMGLPIYLLQREVEQIRSRHYQGLRTDRSEQHSASESRQISRHLRKAATEMNSKWVELPSGSPLTGMTLEQTDLRRLTGVSLMAIRRLAGEEIDYPDPQTVLQEGDRLLVVGETEELGTFERVASGQIAAPINSSSCQWLRVPDQSPIHGQTLAMLDWPRLYNVEVLAISRRSTFLHLPQGDVVCRSGDRLLLCGGFVSLKQIALAILPVQDEEWADGGTGGTSGAPLSLPGRGVGGVGANGHSPLPGETNSPLPLLPQDQDRACPPAQTAPRPLVQNAPLVSLVPESHHDLSP; encoded by the coding sequence TTGCTCTCATTTTTCCCTGAAGCCGTGCAAGAAGACTTCCGACTGATTCTCGACTTGGTGACTGTGCTGGCTGCAGCTGCAGCTGGCGGACTTTTGGCTGCCATACTCCGCCAACCCCCTCTCCTAGGCTATTTGGTGGGGGGCATCGTAGTCGGCCCCGCCGGTCTGGGCTGGATTAAAGAGCTAATTCAAGTAGAAACCCTCGCTCAATTCGGAGTTGCCCTGCTACTGTTTGCCTTGGGGGTGGAATTTTCCTTTGCCGAACTCAAAAAAGTCAGAGCCATTGCCCTCGGCGGCGGCGGACTGCAAATCGCCCTGACTATTGCCGTTACCGCCATAATCTCCCTAGGGGTGGGGTGGGTGAGTTCCCCCGCGCAAGGCATCTTCTTGGGGGCGATTCTATCTTTATCCTCCACCGCTGTCGTCCTCAAATGCCTGATGGAAAGGGGCGAAACCGAAACCCCTCACGGTCAAGTGCTGCTAGGGATTTTAGTCGTACAAGACCTAGCTTTAGGACTAATGCTGGCCGTCCTCCCGGCTTTAGACCGCCCAGGGGAAGAGATTGTTGTAGCAGTTCTTTCCTCCCTCTTGCGAATTAGCTTATTTGCCGCTGGGGCTTGGGCCGTGGGGACTTTGGTGGTGCCGCGCCTACTGCGACTGCTGGCTAAAACCGAAAGTCAAGAGCTATTTTTGCTCGGAGTAGTGGCCCTATGCTTGGGTATCGCTCTGATCACCTACTACCTAGGCTTTTCCATCGAGATGGGGGCGTTTGTGGCTGGGTTGATGATTTCTGAGGTGGAGTACGCGGATCAAACCCTCACTTATGTAGAGCCATTGCGGGATATTTTTGCCGCTTTGTTTTTCGTGGCTGTGGGGATGCTCATCGATCCAGTGTTTCTCTGGCAAAATTTGGCTCCCATTATGGGTTTGGTGGCTTTAGTCCTAGTGGGAAAGTTTTGCATCGTCACCCCTTTGGTGATGGCGTTTGGCTATCCCCTGAGAACTTCATTACTGACCGGGTTTGGTCTGGCTCAGATTGGGGAATTTTCTTTCGTGCTAACGGCTCAGGGACAGGTTCTGGGGTTGGTGTCCCAGCGAGTTTATTTGTTGATTTTAGGTACTACCGCATGCACTTTGTGCCTGACGCCGTTCTTACTGCGATTGTTGCCCCAGTTGCTCGATTGGGCAGAAGCGCGGGGGATGTTGGATATTAAAGGTGCAACCGAAATAGCGGCTGTGCCTACCACCAAAGATAAGAAGGGAGGACATGTGGTGGTGTGTGGCTATGGCAGGGTGGGCCGCAAGGTGGTGCAGCTGCTCCAGAGTCACGGTTATCCCGTGGTTGTGATTGACCAGTCCGAGGCAGCGATTCAGCAGCTACGGGCTGCTGGTGTGGCTTATGTTTATGGTAATGCCGCCAGTTTTCATGTGTTGGAGGCGGCTAAAGTCGATCGGGCGACGGCGATGGCGATCGCCCTCCCAGACCCCATGAGTACCCGCCTCTGTTTAAAGCGGGCTCTAGAATTAACCCCAGACTTGGATGTGGTAGTACAGGTGAACCAGGAAAAGGAAATCGACCTCCTCTACCAACTGGGGGCGCGAGAGGTGGTGCAATCAGAGTTTGAGGTCAGCTTGGAGTTGTCCACCCATCTGCTGTTGGGGATGGGATTGCCGATTTATCTGTTGCAGCGGGAAGTGGAACAAATCCGCAGCCGCCACTATCAGGGTTTGCGCACCGACAGGTCCGAGCAGCATTCGGCTTCTGAGTCCCGGCAAATCTCCCGACACTTGCGCAAAGCCGCAACGGAAATGAACAGCAAGTGGGTGGAACTGCCCTCGGGGTCGCCCCTAACCGGGATGACCCTGGAGCAAACGGACTTGCGGCGACTGACTGGAGTCAGCTTGATGGCTATCCGCCGCCTTGCTGGGGAGGAGATTGATTACCCCGACCCCCAGACGGTTTTGCAAGAAGGCGATCGGCTCCTAGTGGTAGGAGAAACCGAAGAGCTAGGGACGTTTGAGCGTGTCGCCTCCGGGCAGATCGCCGCTCCCATCAACAGCAGTTCTTGTCAGTGGTTGCGGGTGCCCGATCAAAGCCCAATCCACGGCCAAACTCTGGCCATGTTAGACTGGCCCCGTCTTTATAACGTTGAGGTTCTGGCTATTTCCCGCCGTTCCACCTTCCTCCACTTGCCCCAGGGGGATGTGGTTTGTCGCTCCGGCGATCGGCTCCTATTATGCGGTGGGTTTGTCTCTCTCAAGCAGATAGCGCTGGCCATTTTACCCGTCCAGGACGAGGAATGGGCAGATGGGGGAACCGGGGGGACTTCTGGGGCTCCCCTCTCCCTCCCTGGTCGAGGGGTTGGGGGTGTAGGGGCGAATGGCCATTCGCCCCTACCGGGGGAGACTAACAGTCCCCTGCCCCTCCTGCCACAGGATCAGGACCGGGCCTGCCCTCCTGCACAGACAGCCCCCCGTCCCTTGGTCCAGAACGCCCCCCTCGTGAGCCTAGTTCCAGAATCTCATCACGATTTAAGCCCCTAG